A stretch of Pseudolysobacter antarcticus DNA encodes these proteins:
- a CDS encoding AbrB/MazE/SpoVT family DNA-binding domain-containing protein, protein MRVLVKKWGNSASVRIPAAIMDAASLSLDDVVDVREEGGSIVIEPVRPSEFDLAQLLADITPENLHTEISFGNAVGNEVF, encoded by the coding sequence ATGCGCGTGCTGGTAAAAAAGTGGGGGAATAGCGCATCAGTCCGCATTCCTGCCGCCATTATGGATGCAGCAAGCTTGAGCCTGGACGATGTCGTGGATGTTCGCGAGGAAGGCGGCAGCATTGTCATTGAGCCGGTACGCCCGAGCGAATTTGATCTTGCTCAACTGCTGGCTGATATCACCCCGGAGAACCTGCATACCGAGATCAGTTTCGGCAACGCCGTCGGTAATGAAGTATTTTGA
- a CDS encoding ferritin-like domain-containing protein, whose protein sequence is MNTIADSLDANLFSAVGQCLDCTDPQEKIALTTALASRFASGQFDFADSSSPSPIANPGRPSRPLLVDPRHLPQRKLGSSEGRVALIHAVAHIEFNAINLALDAVYRFRGLPLEYYFDWIGIAADEARHFSLLSARLAELGYAYGDFDAHDGLWEMAVKTAGSCLARMALVPRVLEARGLDVTPGMIMRLRAVGDLQTVAILEVILDEEVAHVAAGSRWFAWCCAQIGSDPANTFDELLALHLRGSLRGPFNTEARLRAGFSELELERIAAMVPA, encoded by the coding sequence GTGAACACCATTGCAGATTCCCTCGATGCGAATCTTTTCAGCGCCGTCGGGCAGTGTCTCGACTGCACCGATCCGCAAGAAAAAATTGCACTGACAACAGCGCTGGCGAGCCGGTTTGCATCAGGCCAGTTCGATTTCGCTGACTCATCATCGCCGTCGCCGATAGCAAATCCCGGGCGTCCGTCGCGCCCGCTGCTGGTCGATCCACGCCATCTGCCGCAACGCAAACTCGGTAGCAGCGAAGGTCGTGTTGCGTTGATTCACGCCGTTGCGCATATCGAATTTAATGCCATCAACCTCGCGCTGGATGCGGTCTATCGATTCCGTGGTTTGCCGCTGGAGTATTATTTCGACTGGATCGGGATTGCCGCCGATGAAGCACGCCATTTCAGTTTGCTCAGCGCGCGTCTGGCCGAGCTTGGTTATGCCTACGGTGATTTTGACGCTCACGATGGTCTATGGGAAATGGCCGTAAAGACGGCTGGTTCATGTCTGGCGCGCATGGCGCTGGTGCCGCGTGTGCTCGAAGCGCGCGGGCTGGATGTGACGCCGGGCATGATAATGCGCTTGCGTGCGGTCGGTGATCTGCAAACCGTTGCCATCCTCGAAGTCATCCTCGATGAAGAGGTCGCGCACGTAGCTGCCGGTTCACGCTGGTTTGCGTGGTGTTGCGCGCAGATCGGCTCCGATCCGGCCAATACTTTCGATGAATTGCTCGCGCTCCATTTGCGCGGCAGCTTGCGTGGTCCGTTCAATACCGAGGCACGTCTGCGCGCCGGTTTCAGCGAGCTCGAACTTGAACGTATCGCAGCGATGGTGCCCGCGTGA
- the purF gene encoding amidophosphoribosyltransferase gives MCGIIGIVGKSEVAGALYDALTVLQHRGQDAAGIATVDGTRLRLHKANGLVRDVFQRDDMLQLRGHAGIGHCRYPTAGSEGTAEAQPLYVNSPYGIALAHNGNIINADKLRREMVEDDRRHLNTDSDSEVLLNVFAHELQIQDRHTLTPDHIFKAVAGVHARARGGYAVISLLLGYGIVAFRDPHGIRPAVLGERDTPDGIEYAVASESVALDILGFRRLRDIAPGECVLLGFDGSLHTRQCAELQQHAPCIFEYVYLARPDSMIEDVSVYKARLRMGERLAAKIARLMPDHDIDAIIPIPDTARTAASSLATALGVPFREGFVKNHYIGRTFIMPGQSERVKSVRRKLNAIHLEFRNKVVLLVDDSIVRGTTSKQIIQMARDAGAKKVYFASAAPPVRYPNVYGIDMPVTAELVAHGRTEAEVQSILGADWLVYLDLSDLIGAVAEGNEKLTHFDTSCFSGEYVTGVEPTYLSELEFARSDDAKLKRRQVS, from the coding sequence ATGTGCGGAATCATCGGAATCGTCGGCAAATCGGAAGTCGCTGGCGCGTTGTACGACGCGCTGACTGTGCTGCAACATCGCGGCCAGGATGCTGCCGGAATCGCCACCGTCGATGGCACGCGCCTGCGTTTGCACAAGGCCAATGGCTTGGTGCGCGATGTGTTCCAGCGCGATGACATGCTGCAATTGCGCGGCCATGCCGGTATCGGCCATTGCCGTTATCCGACCGCCGGTTCGGAAGGCACCGCCGAGGCACAGCCGTTATATGTCAACTCGCCATACGGCATCGCGCTCGCGCACAACGGCAACATCATCAACGCGGATAAATTGCGCCGCGAGATGGTCGAGGACGATCGTCGTCACCTGAATACCGATTCCGATTCCGAAGTGCTGCTGAATGTATTCGCGCACGAATTGCAGATTCAGGATCGCCACACGCTTACGCCCGATCATATTTTCAAGGCCGTCGCCGGCGTGCATGCCCGCGCGCGCGGCGGCTACGCAGTGATCAGTCTGCTGCTTGGTTATGGCATCGTGGCGTTTCGCGATCCGCACGGCATTCGCCCGGCTGTACTCGGCGAACGCGATACGCCGGACGGCATCGAATATGCGGTCGCGTCCGAATCGGTCGCGCTGGATATTCTGGGTTTCCGCCGCCTGCGTGATATCGCGCCAGGTGAATGTGTGTTGCTGGGATTCGATGGCAGTCTGCACACGCGCCAGTGCGCCGAATTGCAGCAACATGCGCCGTGCATTTTCGAATACGTCTACCTCGCACGCCCGGATTCGATGATTGAGGATGTCTCGGTGTACAAGGCGCGTCTGCGCATGGGCGAGCGTCTCGCGGCGAAGATTGCGCGGCTGATGCCCGATCACGATATCGACGCGATCATTCCGATTCCCGACACCGCGCGCACGGCGGCGAGTTCGCTCGCGACCGCACTCGGCGTGCCGTTCCGCGAGGGTTTCGTCAAAAACCATTACATCGGCCGCACCTTCATCATGCCCGGGCAGAGCGAGCGCGTGAAATCGGTGCGGCGCAAGCTCAATGCGATCCATCTCGAATTCCGCAACAAGGTTGTGCTGCTGGTCGACGATTCGATCGTGCGCGGCACCACGTCGAAACAGATCATCCAGATGGCACGCGATGCCGGAGCGAAAAAAGTATACTTTGCCTCGGCGGCGCCGCCGGTGCGTTATCCGAATGTCTATGGCATCGACATGCCGGTGACGGCCGAACTGGTCGCGCACGGTCGTACCGAAGCCGAAGTGCAATCCATCCTCGGTGCGGATTGGCTGGTGTATCTGGATCTTTCTGACCTGATCGGCGCGGTCGCCGAAGGCAACGAAAAGCTGACGCACTTCGATACCTCGTGTTTCTCTGGCGAGTACGTGACCGGCGTCGAGCCGACCTATCTGAGCGAGCTCGAGTTCGCGCGCTCGGATGACGCCAAGCTCAAGCGTCGCCAAGTCTCCTGA
- a CDS encoding CvpA family protein produces the protein MSTLLNWADYCVIGVLALSVLMGLWRGFIGEVLALACWILAFWIAWNFGAELADKFTTPIPVPSVRLILAYVICFVGVLILGALVGFFMRKLIAGSGLSGSDRLLGMFFGLARGLLLVTFAVLILGFTPFPRDPWWHESQLLPSFQAGAEWLSARLPPNVTKYLDLRGLLPIPAGMPPATPAQAPASATPPIPTPPAHGATK, from the coding sequence ATGTCGACGCTGCTGAACTGGGCCGACTATTGCGTCATCGGCGTTTTGGCGCTGTCGGTCTTGATGGGATTGTGGCGCGGCTTTATCGGCGAAGTGCTCGCACTCGCTTGCTGGATTCTAGCGTTCTGGATCGCGTGGAATTTCGGCGCGGAACTCGCCGACAAATTCACCACGCCGATTCCGGTGCCGTCGGTACGCTTGATCCTCGCGTATGTGATCTGTTTTGTCGGCGTGCTGATTCTCGGCGCGCTGGTCGGATTTTTCATGCGCAAGCTGATCGCCGGTAGCGGTCTTTCCGGCAGCGATCGATTGCTCGGCATGTTTTTCGGATTGGCGCGTGGCCTGTTGCTGGTCACGTTCGCGGTGCTGATTCTTGGCTTCACGCCGTTTCCGCGCGATCCGTGGTGGCATGAATCGCAATTGCTGCCGAGCTTTCAGGCCGGCGCGGAATGGCTGTCTGCACGCCTGCCACCCAATGTCACGAAGTACCTGGATTTGCGCGGGCTGCTGCCGATACCGGCCGGTATGCCGCCAGCCACTCCCGCGCAAGCACCTGCGTCTGCTACGCCGCCAATCCCGACGCCACCAGCGCATGGCGCGACAAAGTGA